From Plasmodium yoelii strain 17X genome assembly, chromosome: 7, one genomic window encodes:
- a CDS encoding ubiquitin, putative, translating to MVFRFNLFWVGIILWHIFFVYMYNCIKINNYNNKLANQKLMNISTNVESRGINKNNNDRNEIKNKKNIFGINNSNKCNIMISCYDKGGVFDQNFFLLIEEKNNIKFVKEEIENIYGIPIKFQEIIYENQKLDDNITIKNLIKGKNIKLLNFRLISILPHFFSETDDEIDKKDINMEKGNKKIKILKEKLKHYGCITLFNEYKKLLEKFKNNMIKKDIDVVEFFKSFDKEFEKLLNNNNISLEKIKKEIENLKYFDKKKLLLRLEIDYPHMDNLLLIRIKELIKFYYLGDIQSVIKFSLFFYILYKYANYPKKIKKIFLYLSLLFLLAPCKPIYKFSHFLFFSIPKSFLYSGLTNILSASYQQILMCQ from the exons ATGGTTTTTcgatttaatttattttgggTTGGCATTATTTTAtggcatattttttttgtatatatgtataattgcataaaaataaataactacAATAATAAGCTGGCAAATCAGAAATTGATGAACATATCTACAAATGTAGAATCGAgaggaataaataaaaataacaatgatagaaatgaaataaaaaataagaaaaatatatttggaataaataattcaaataaatgtaatataatGATTAGCTGTTATGATAAAGGTGGTGTGTTTGAtcagaatttttttttattaatagaagagaaaaataatattaaatttgtgaAGGAAGAgattgaaaatatatatggaaTACCAATAAAATTCCAAgaaataatttatgaaaacCAAAAATTAGATgataatataacaataaaaaatttaataaaaggaaaaaatattaagttATTAAATTTTCGTCTAATTTCAATTTTACCTCATTTTTTCAGTGAAACAGATGATGAAATAGacaaaaaagatataaatatggaaaaaggaaataaaaaaataaaaatattaaaagaaaaattaaaacattaTGGATGtataacattatttaatgaatataaaaaattattagaaaaattcaaaaataatatgataaaaaaagatatCGATGTTGtagaattttttaaatcttttgaTAAAGAATTTGAGAAAttgttaaataataataatataagtttggaaaaaataaaaaaagaaatagaaaatttgaaatattttgataaaaaaaaattattattaagaTTAGAAATAGATTATCCACATATggataatttattattaataagaataaaagaattaattaaattttattatttaggAGATATACAATCTGTAATTaaattttcactttttttttatattctatataaatatgcaaattatccaaaaaaaattaaaaaaatatttttatatttgtctttattatttttattggcCCCTTGTAaaccaatatataaattttctcattttctttttttttcaattccTAAAAGTTTCTTATATTCAG GGTtgacaaatatattatctgCATCCTATCAGCAAATATTAATGTGTCAATAA
- a CDS encoding eukaryotic translation initiation factor 3 subunit G, putative, translating to MIQTEKKNWVDIDVDDDESLNDNENKKKWEDIDADDDLESNKKLSYFTNYENGVKVVTKYSENLKKQTVKVTKKIKEVIIKKRLNKEIENRLKLKNFNVDAFSSVIVEPTDVVNIEPPKNNLLDFLKDTEYDYLFAEQTDKTAKDLKNRFKMFKDEEAEEAKPDDANKAGAKRDMMYYRSHDTQNKECTIRVTNLSEDVNESELSNLFGRVGQISRMFLAKHKETQNSKGFAFITYSKREEAKRAIEKLNRHGFENLLLSVEWAKPSNR from the exons ATGATACAAACAG aaaaaaaaaactggGTTGATATTGACGTAGATGATGATGAATCATTGAATGACAATGAAAACA aaaaaaaatgggaagACATAGACGCAGATGATGATTTAGAGAGTAACAAAAAGTTATCTTATTTTACTAACTATGAAAATGGAGTTAAAGTTGTTACCAAATATtctgaaaatttaaaaaaacaaacagtAAAG gttacaaaaaaaattaaagaagtgataataaaaaaacgcCTTAACAAGGAAATAGAGAATCGtcttaaattaaaaaatttcaaCGTCGATGCt TTTAGCTCGGTTATTGTTGAACCAACTGATGTTGTAAATATCGAACctccaaaaaataatttgctAGATTTTCTTAAAGATACAGAATATGACTATTTATTTGCTGAACAAACAGATAAAACAGCAAAAGATTTGAAAAATAGATTCAAAATGTTTAAAGATGAAGAAGCAgag GAGGCTAAACCAGATGATGCTAATAAAGCTGGAGCTAAGAGAGACATGATGTATTATCGCTCACAT GATACTCAAAATAAAGAGTGCACTATTCGTGTAACGAATCTAAGCGAAGATGTTAat gAAAGCGAATTATCCAACTTATTTGGACGTGTCGGTCAAATATCTCGAATGTTTTTAGCTAAACACAA gGAAACACAAAATTCCAAGGGTTTTGCTTTTATAACATATTCCAAGAGAGAAGAAGCAAAAAGAGCTATAGAAAAGTTAAATAGACATGGATTTGAAAATCTCCTCTTAAGt gtGGAATGGGCCAAACCATCAAACAGATAA
- a CDS encoding ATP synthase-associated protein, putative has product MNQNEIHKNLEKEDVNKLIDNSLKSADTDDEHSYFLQQNNIYWETGHRTYIPFFHFLIHKYTNKIIDDQIRNFRNSVKSVHHTPFVFHKDGYFRSYYGDPDINMIFNLKKNTNFVFNSTGSLNSYNLLSNNSTYDKPTHIFNQVIMSAFKMDLKNALETAI; this is encoded by the exons ATGAATCAAAATgaaattcataaaaatttggAAAAGGAAGATGTTAATAAACTCATCGATAATTCTTTAAAGTCAGCAGATACAGATGATGAACATTCCTATTTTTTAcagcaaaataatatttattgggAAACAGGTCATAGAACATATATTCccttttttcactttttgatacataaatatactaataaaataatagacGATCAA ATAAGAAATTTTCGAAATAGTGTAAAAAGTGTGCATCATACACCATTTGTATTTCACAAAGATGGATATTTTAGAAGTTATTATGGGGACCCAGATATTAATATGATtttcaatttaaaaaaaaatacaaattttgtttttaattcaACAGGATCattaaattcatataatttgcTAAGCAACAATTCTACTTATGATAAACCTACACACATATTTAATCAAGTCATAATGAGTGCATTTAAAAtggatttaaaaaatgcttTAGAAACAGCCATATAA
- a CDS encoding phosphoglycerate mutase, whose amino-acid sequence MYKRLFNKENILQKLKTNFNYNKRGFGGGKQNVEIKYIKENKKKYIFLTAVASISLSVGLTYAYENYVLYKWNNKYDYYYNPDLKAVQNKLQEKKEGKREKKHVCKHIILVRHGQYERKNRNDENSKKLTKEGCKQADITGKKLKDILNNKKISVIYHSDLIRAKETAEIISKYFPNAKLINDPNLNEGTPYLPNPIPRSSKFDAEKIKLDNQRINKAYETYFYQPPGDEDEYQLVICHGNVIRYFLCRALQLPLFAWLRFSSYNCGITWLVLDDEGSVILREFGSVSHLPFNSVTYF is encoded by the coding sequence atgtataaacgATTATTTAACAAAGAGAATATATTACAAAAACTTAAaactaattttaattataataaaagagGATTTGGTGGAGGGAAACAAAATgtggaaataaaatatataaaggaaaataaaaaaaaatatatatttttaacagCTGTAGCATCAATATCTTTATCAGTGGGACTAACTTATGCATATGaaaattatgtattatataaatggaataataaatatgactATTATTATAACCCTGATTTAAAAGCTGTACAAAATAAGTtacaagaaaaaaaagaaggaAAACGGGAAAAAAAACATGTTtgtaaacatattatattagtAAGGCATGGACAATATGAAAGAAAAAATcgaaatgatgaaaattcaaaaaaattaacaaaagaGGGTTGTAAACAAGCAGATATTACaggaaaaaaattaaaagacattttaaataataaaaaaataagtgtTATATATCATTCAGATTTAATACGTGCAAAAGAAACAGCAGAAATCATAAGTAAATATTTTCCAAATgctaaattaataaatgatcCAAATTTAAATGAAGGAACACCATATTTACCTAACCCAATACCACGTAGTTCAAAATTTGATGctgaaaaaattaaacttGATAATCAAAGAATAAATAAAGCATATGagacatatttttatcaaccTCCAGGTGATGAAGATGAATATCAATTAGTAATTTGTCATGGTAATGTAATAAGATACTTTTTATGTAGAGCTTTACAATTACCTTTATTTGCATGGTTAAGATTTTCGAGCTATAATTGTGGAATTACATGGCTAGTCTTAGATGATGAAGGCTCAGTCATATTAAGGGAATTTGGATCTGTTTCACATCTCCCTTTTAATAGtgttacatatttttaa
- a CDS encoding 26S protease regulatory subunit 6B, putative, with protein sequence MRKMENVSKYLKEEDYYIKLKILKKQLDILNIQEEYIKEEHKNLKRELIRSKNEIKRIQSVPLIIGQFLDIIDNNYGIVSSTAGSNYYVRILSTLNKEDLKPSVSVALHRHSHSIVNILPSESDSSIQLLQVSERPNVKYTDLGGLDTQKQEMREAVELPLKSPELYEKIGIEPPMGILIYGPPGTGKTMLVKAVANETKVTFIGVVGSEFVQKYLGEGPRMVRDVFRLARENSPSIIFIDEVDAIATKRFDAQTGADREVQRILLELLNQMDGFDKSTNVKVIMATNRADTLDPALLRPGRLDRKIEFPLPDRKQKRLIFQTIISKMNVSSDVNIENFVVRTDKISAADIAAIAQESGMQAIRKNRYIITASDFEQGYRTHVRKQLRDYEFYNI encoded by the exons atgagaaaaatggaaaatgtTAGTAAGTACCTTAAGGAGGaagattattatataaaattgaaaattcTGAAGAAGCAACttgatattttaaatattcag GAGGAATATATTAAAGAGGAAcacaaaaatttaaaaagagAACTGATTCgatcaaaaaatgaaataaaaagaataCAAAGTGTACCACTTATAATAGGTCAATTTTTAGATATCATAGATAATAATTATGGTATAGTTAGTAGTACAGCCGGATCTAATTATTATGTTAGAATATTATCAACATTAAACAAAGAAGATTTAAAACCATCAGTTAGTGTAGCATTGCACCGACATAGCCATTCAATAGTTAATATTTTACCATCAGAATCAGATAGTAGTATACAACTATTACAAGTTAGTGAAAGACCAAATGTTAAATACACAGATTTAGGAGGATTAGATACTCAAAAACAAGAAATGAGAGAAGCAGTTGAATTACCATTAAAAAGCCCAGAATTGTATGAAAAAATTGGTATAGAACCCCCTATgggtatattaatttatggACCACCCGGTACAGGAAAAACGATGCTTGTTAAAGCTGTTGCTAATGAAACTAAAGTTACTTTTATAGGGGTTGTTGGATCAGAATTTGTTCAAAAATATTTAGGAGAAGGACCAAGGATGGTAAGAGATGTTTTTAGATTAGCAAGAGAAAATTCACcatcaattatttttattgatgaAGTAGATGCAATTGCAACCAAAAGATTTGATGCACAAACAGGAGCAGATAGAGAAGTTCAAAGAATTTTATTAGAACTTTTAAATCAAATGGATGGATTTGATAAATCAACAAATGTTAAAGTTATTATGGCAACTAACAGAGCTGATACATTAGATCCAGCTTTATTACGACCTGGTCGACTTGATCGAAAAATTGAATTTCCTTTACCTGATAGAAAACAAAAAAGATTAATTTTCCAAACAATTATTAGTAAAATGAATGTTAGCAGTGATGTTAATATTGAAAACTTTGTTGTTAGAACAGATAAAATTAGTGCAGCAGATATTGCTGCAATAGCACAAGAATCTGGAATGCAAgctataagaaaaaatagatatattataactgcAAGTGATTTTGAACAAGGTTATAGAACTCATGTTAGGAAGCAATTACGAGATTacgaattttataatatatga
- a CDS encoding lysine decarboxylase-like protein, putative, whose protein sequence is MEIINEKDNNKINNILSNDTQIIKDMLKDNFQCDKEERLVRILSEFSTVQDCLRNEGIFFTVVIFGSSRAVSYETYESNKIKYENQLKEFNEKQKNNIPLSDIEIKQYEQTKKDLDRLQKLKWSIKYYSQISELSKKLTLFFETQEGQEAVKNMSSQLPKTHHLFKNKSIETQENGEITGSNKITVAVCTGGGPGFMEAANKGSKEANGKSLGFSITLPFEKGANQYVDENLSFKFHYFFTRKFWLVYLSLAFIIMPGGFGTLDELMEILTLKQCKRFKRHVPIILFGKQFWTSILNFDMLAEYGLISKDDLASLFITDSIEEAYECVINFLKNSNPTTPKEINNSS, encoded by the coding sequence atggaaataataaatgaaaaagataacaataaaattaataatatattaagtAATGATACGCAAATAATAAAGGATATGTTAAAAGACAATTTTCAATGTGATAAGGAAGAACGACTCGTACGTATACTCTCTGAATTTTCTACTGTTCAAGATTGCTTACGAAATGaaggtattttttttactgttGTAATATTTGGATCTTCTAGAGCTGTAAGTTATGAAACATATGAAtcgaacaaaataaaatatgaaaatcaattaaaagaatttaatgaaaaacaaaaaaataatattccaTTATCTGACAttgaaataaaacaatatgaaCAAACAAAAAAGGATTTAGATAGattacaaaaattaaaatggtCGATAAAATATTACTCACAAATATCTGAACTTTCTAAAAAgttaactttattttttgaaacaCAAGAAGGACAAGAAGCAGTTAAAAATATGTCGTCTCAATTACCAAAAACTCATCAtcttttcaaaaataaaagtattgAAACACAAGAAAATGGAGAAATCACGGgatcaaataaaattactGTAGCAGTATGTACAGGTGGTGGACCCGGATTTATGGAAGCAGCAAATAAGGGTAGTAAAGAAGCAAATGGCAAATCGCTAGGATTTTCAATTACGTTACCATTTGAAAAAGGAGCAAATCAATATGTTGATGAAaatttatcttttaaattccattatttttttacaagaAAATTTTGGCTAGTTTATTTATCTCTAGCATTTATTATAATGCCAGGAGGATTCGGAACTTTAGATGAACTAATGGAAATTCTTACATTAAAACAATGTAAAAGATTTAAAAGACATGTACCAATCATATTATTTGGAAAACAATTTTGGACATCCATTCTTAATTTTGATATGCTAGCTGAATATGGATTAATATCTAAAGACGATTTAGCTAGTTTATTTATTACAGATTCTATTGAAGAAGCATATGAATGTGTTAtcaattttttgaaaaattcaAATCCTACAACCCCAAAAGAGATCAACAATTCTAGCTAA
- a CDS encoding 50S ribosomal protein L10, putative — protein MFSAKVNVRYLIFSIFFLYFIYQVCFPECSEKNNKAKTFFFLIATKVIKKNDGKLGRKNIIKLFLEKPNFTHIGKTGNKKKKIYNKFLLKSRKCSGYRNTRDGKEETVRKMKRILKVTKLLIQLNSFKLTPNLRMELLINMPRPHIRMHMVKNTLMKLSVKNTPFEAITPYLTGSNAYFFIMNEDYISFSLYCNKMFSSIYKEYKTNNFIKMGVYENTILNKKETEDLINLKSYNVYFSHLANKINQIITSIPTSIMHIPSSIARGIYLHNKKKENM, from the coding sequence atgttctCTGCAAAGGTAAATGTGAggtatttaatattttcaatattttttttgtacttTATTTATCAAGTATGTTTTCCTGAATGTTcagaaaaaaacaataaggctaagacatttttttttttaatagctacaaaagtaataaaaaaaaatgatggcAAATTaggaagaaaaaatattataaaattatttttggaAAAACCCAATTTTACACACATTGGAAAAacaggaaataaaaaaaaaaaaatatataataagttTTTGTTGAAGAGTCGAAAATGTAGTGGATATAGAAATACAAGAGATGGAAAAGAAGAAACTGTTcgaaaaatgaaaagaatTTTAAAGgtaacaaaattattaatcCAATTAAATAGCTTTAAATTAACACCAAATTTAAGAATGgaattgttaataaatatgccAAGACCACATATACGTATGCATATGGTAAAAAACACTTTAATGAAATTGTCTGTAAAAAACACACCGTTTGAAGCAATAACACCATATTTGACAGGAAGTaatgcttatttttttataatgaatgaAGATTATATATCTTTTTCTCTTTATTGCAACAAAATGTTTTCCTcaatatataaagaatataaaacaaataattttataaaaatgggagtatatgaaaatacaattttaaataaaaaagaaacgGAAGATTTGATAAACTTAAAATCTTATAATGTCTATTTTAGTCATCTtgcaaataaaattaatcaaATAATTACAAGTATACCTACATCAATTATGCACATTCCATCATCCATAGCTCGTGGTATTTATTTgcataacaaaaaaaaagaaaatatgtga
- a CDS encoding ubiquitin carboxyl-terminal hydrolase 13, putative, protein MADIKNIISLISSTIKEPTKEDIIYLGECSITGHKDIFEDGVFIDLISFESFSLRNLKVNCARRNNSVTMDEHRFYLNIKKKKKVLENVEEKEIKNLNINAEGGFIDNKVYEYEYDYFVYDIKTNIYIKLSDLDQNVINICNNIINHKNEIKKDNINKWINEIKESKYSKDLIQLPNIKIKNENIECAVCKSKKNLWLNLSDGYIGCGRKIYNYGGGCLNNEEGAALKHFYETGKKYPLVVKIGTITKDGNADVFSYADDENDSVIDPYIATHLNNLGINIMNLEKTEITTLEKEIQENKNINFSSILDKGIEPICEQGKIGFINLGNTCYMNCALQVLLSIKGISLKYINNLDNFLLTLDRSNKTHDDLFLQYSKLCYMAYQEDYIKNKKKYVKQFKQECQNKNIKINYDSDVDEENSVSIDPSMFRNCVNKKGNNNFCNNNQQDIYEYLSYIINELIDNENKIFDRLSNNKTNINAETNKRKHEEIDNVTNKQENDEKNVNPYFPFDSDTILNIDKSIFNYFTFEIEQTIQSDIGNKSVSSFQNIILSLDIPVDNSLLKELEKEQNEHDKTTGSENIKITLMDCLKNYIKKDNINDYYSEIENKKVHAQKDTKFKSFPPYLFIHIKRFYADENWCAKKINIPIEAHDKMNLEFMRADKNTNLDKNTHTNNICNNENSEQNILEKYKDVVDSLLDLGFEKDKIIESIKKVKIKNVNNCISYIYGEDSVELDNTQSSNNNNTEINQNNLDSIISMGISKEVAMASLLINKNDLQKSIDYIFSNMDILTENKCNAIINSNKCDDGLANYELVASIVHIGNNANSGHYICYIKDNSKWYIFNDNKVGLCNENLGKDTAYIHLYKRI, encoded by the exons atggcTGATATTAAAAACATCATATCTCTGATTTCTAGTACTATAAAAGAGCCAACCAAAGaagatataatttatttaggAGAATGCAGTATAAC GGGCCATAAGGACATATTTGAAGATGGGGTTTTTATCGATTTGATATCTTTTGAAAGTTTCAGTTTAAGAAATCTGAAAGTAAATTGTGCTCGAAGAAATAATTCAGTAACAATGGATGAACATagattttatttaaatataaaaaagaaaaaaaaagtgttaGAAAATGttgaagaaaaagaaataaaaaatttaaacattAATGCAGAAGGAGGGTTTATTGATAACAAAGTTTATGAATATGAATAtgattattttgtttatgatataaaaacaaatatatatataaaattaagtGATTTAGatcaaaatgtaataaatatatgtaataacataataaatcataaaaatgaaataaagaaagataatataaataaatggattaatgaaataaaagaaagTAAATATTCAAAAGATTTAATACAATTacctaatataaaaataaaaaatgaaaatattgaatGTGCAGTAtgtaaatcaaaaaaaaatttatggtTAAATTTATCTGATGGATATATTGGATGTGGCCGAAAAATTTATAACTATGGAGGTGGATGcttaaataatgaagaagGAGCTgctttaaaacatttttatgaaaCAGGGAAAAAATACCCTTTAGTTGTTAAAATAGGAACTATAACAAAAGATGGAAATGCTGATGTTTTTTCATATGcagatgatgaaaatgatagTGTAATAGATCCATATATTGCTACTCATTTAAATAATCtaggtataaatataatgaatttagaaaaaacagAAATTACTACtttagaaaaagaaattcaagagaataaaaatattaatttctCATCAATATTAGATAAAGGAATAGAACCTATTTGTGAACAAGGAAAAATCGGATTTATAAATTTAGGAAATACATGTTATATGAATTGTGCATTACAAGTTTTGTTGTCTATAAAAGGAATAagtttaaaatatataaataatttggaTAATTTCTTATTAACCTTAGATAGAAGTAATAAAACACATGATGATCTATTTTTGCAATATTCTAAACTTTGTTATATGGCTTATCAAGAagattatattaaaaacaaaaaaaaatatgttaaacaATTTAAACAAGAAtgccaaaataaaaatattaaaattaattatgatAGTGATGTTGATGAAGAAAATTCTGTTAGTATTGATCCGAGTATGTTTAGAAATTGTGTTAATAAAAAGGGAAACAACAATTTTTGTAATAACAATCAACaagatatatatgaatatctttcttatataataaacgAATTAATAgacaatgaaaataaaatattcgaTAGATTATCAAACAATAAAACAAACATAAATGCAGAAACGAATAAAAGAAAACATGAAGAAATAGATAATGTAACAAATAAACAAGAAAATGATGAGAAAAATGTAAACCCTTATTTCCCTTTTGATTCGGatactattttaaatatagataaatctatttttaattatttcacTTTTGAAATCGAACAAACAATACAAAGTGATATAGGAAATAAAAGTGTGAGCTCTTTTCAAAACATCATATTGTCTTTAGATATACCAGTTGATAATTCGTTGTTAAAAGAATTGgaaaaagaacaaaatgaaCATGATAAAACTACAGGGtcagaaaatattaaaatcacTTTAATGGATTgcttaaaaaattatataaagaaggataatataaatgattatTACTCagaaatagaaaataaaaaagtacaTGCCCAAAAAGATACCAAGTTTAAATCTTTCCCACCATAtctttttattcatattaaaaGATTTTATGCTGATGAAAATTGGTGtgctaaaaaaattaatatacctATTGAAGCTCATGATAAAATGAATCTAGAATTTATGAGAGCtgataaaaatacaaatttggATAAAAACACACACACTAATAACATATGTAACAATGAAAATAGTGAACAAAATATtcttgaaaaatataaagatgtTGTTGATTCATTATTAGATCTAGGTTttgaaaaagataaaataatcgaatcaattaaaaaagtaaaaataaaaaatgtaaataattgtatatcttatatatatggTGAAGATTCTGTAGAATTAGATAATACTCAAtcaagtaataataataataccgAAATAAATCAAAACAATTTAGATTCGATTATTTCGATGGGAATAAGTAAAGAAGTGGCTATGGCTtctcttttaataaataaaaatgatctCCAAAAGTCAattgattatattttttcaaatatggATATACTCACAGAAAATAAATGCAATGCGATTATAAACAGCAACAAATGTGACGATGGATTGG CAAACTACGAATTGGTAGCATCAATTGTACACATAGGAAATAATGCAAATTCAGGTCACTACATATGTTATATCAAAGATAATTCAAA gTGGTACAtatttaatgataataagGTTGGATTATGCAATGAAAATTTGGGAAAGGATACAGCATATATCCATTTATACAAAaggatataa